Proteins found in one Hevea brasiliensis isolate MT/VB/25A 57/8 chromosome 18, ASM3005281v1, whole genome shotgun sequence genomic segment:
- the LOC110668586 gene encoding protein SRG1 — translation MESKSIPGTSLLVPSVKEIAKQQLTAIPPRYVRHDHDPSPVAHTTSLPQIPVINLGNLFSPQFADLELHKFHLACKDWGFFQLVNHGVSTEILEKVKLQTEEFFNLPMEEKMKFWQKPGEIEGFGQHFVTSEEQKLEWADLFYVVTLPTHLRKPHLFSNFPPSFRDALEAYSEELQSIAKKIFNLVAKTLGIEPDELKDLAEEGWQAMRMNYYPPCPEPDLVIGLKPHSDATGLTILLQLNDVEGLQIKKDGMWIPVKPIPNAFIINIGDMLEIVTNGIYRSIEHRATISSTKERLSIATFHNPKFDGELRAAASLITPETPPVFKRMSVSDYFKGYLSRELHGKSFIEVLRIPNHQAITN, via the exons ATGGAGTCAAAATCAATTCCAGGGACCTCTCTATTGGTGCCTTCAGTCAAGGAGATAGCGAAGCAACAACTGACAGCAATCCCTCCAAGATACGTACGCCATGATCATGACCCTTCTCCAGTAGCCCACACCACTTCTTTACCCCAAATTCCAGTCATTAACCTAGGAAACTTATTTTCTCCACAATTTGCGGACTTGGAGCTCCACAAGTTCCATCTTGCCTGTAAAGACTGGGGTTTCTTCcag TTAGTGAATCATGGAGTGAGCACTGAGATATTGGAGAAAGTGAAGTTGCAGACTGAAGAATTCTTCAATCTTCCAATGGAAGAGAAGATGAAATTTTGGCAAAAACCAGGAGAAATAGAAGGATTTGGACAGCACTTTGTCACGTCTGAAGAGCAGAAGCTTGAATGGGCAGACCTCTTCTACGTGGTTACTCTTCCAACTCATTTGCGAAAACCTCACTTATTCTCCAATTTCCCTCCCTCATTCAG GGATGCCCTGGAAGCATACTCGGAAGAACTGCAAAGTATTGCCAAGAAAATCTTTAACCTGGTGGCAAAAACTCTAGGAATTGAGCCTGATGAATTGAAAGATTTAGCTGAAGAAGGGTGGCAGGCGATGAGAATGAACTACTATCCCCCATGTCCAGAACCAGACCTTGTTATCGGCCTGAAGCCCCATTCTGATGCAACTGGCCTCACCATCCTCCTTCAGCTCAACGATGTGGAAGGGCTTCAGATAAAGAAAGATGGGATGTGGATTCCGGTCAAGCCAATTCCCAATGCATTTATCATCAACATTGGAGACATGCTGGAG ATTGTGACCAATGGAATTTACCGTAGCATTGAGCATAGGGCAACAATTAGCTCGACTAAAGAGAGGCTTTCCATAGCCACATTCCACAACCCAAAATTTGATGGAGAGTTGCGTGCTGCAGCCAGCCTTATTACCCCTGAAACTCCACCGGTATTTAAAAGAATGAGTGTTTCAGACTATTTTAAGGGATATCTTTCTCGTGAACTCCATGGAAAATCATTCATCGAGGTCTTGAGAATTCCTAATCACCAAGCTATAACTAACTGA